The window CTTCGGCGAGCACAACATCCAGGGCATCGGGGACAAGCACATCCCCCTCATCCACAACGTGATGAACACCGACGTCGTCGTCGCGGTGTCGGACCGCGGCACCGACGGCCTCGGCGTGATGTTCAGCTCTGACGAGGGCAAGGACTACCTGCTGAAGCGCGGCGTGCCCCGCTCCGTCATCGGCCTGCTCCAGGCCTTCGGCCTCTCGAGCATCTGCAACGTGCTCGCCGCCATCAAGACGGCCCGGCTGCTCGGCCTGGGCGAGAACGACGTGATCCTCACCGTCGCCACGGACGGCGCGGCGATGTACGGCTCGGAACGGGAGAAGACCGTCGCCAGGCACTTCGGCGGCCGCTTCGACGCCGCCAGGGCCGGCGAGACGCTCGACCGGCACCTGCTCGGCGCGGACACCGGGCACACGATGGCGCTCTCGGAGATGGACCGGACGCGGATCTTCAACCTCGGCTACTTCACCTGGGTCGAGCAGCAGGGCGTTTCGCTCGCCGACTTCACGGCGCGCCGCGACCAGGGATTCTGGCGGGGACTGCGCTCGCTGCTCCCGACCTGGGACGCGATGATCGCCGAGTTCAACGGACGGACCGGACTCGGGTGAAGGCATCGGCTTCGAGCCTGGTGTGCGCCGGCTGCGGCACCGTGCCACCGCCGCCGGAGAAGGACCGGTACCCGTTCCGCTGCGCGCGGGCGGGCCGCGGCGACGGCGACCATGTGGTGCGGCGCGTCATCGATGCGTTCAAGGTCGAGTTCGCCCGTGGAGAGGGCCCCAACCCTTTCGTGCGCCACCGCGAGCTGCTCCACTCCTATCACGCGGCGCGCCGCCGCGGCCTCGACGACGCGGCGTACGTGGACCTGGTTCGGCGCCTCGACGATGCCGTGGCCGGCGTGGACGGGCACGGATTCCGCACCACCCCCTTCGGGCGCCACGCGGCCCTCAGCGACCGGCTTGGATTCGGCCCCGGCGGCGGAGTGTGGGTCAAGGACGAGACCGGCAACGTCTCGGGCTCGCACAAGGCGCGCCACCTGATGGGGATAATGCTCTACCTCCAGGTGGTGGAGCGCCGCGAGAAGCCGCCGCTGGCGATCGCCAGCTGCGGGAACGCCGCCCTCGCGGCCGCCGTGGTCGCACGCGCCGCCGGGCGCGCGCTCGAGGTCTTCGTCCCGCCCGACGCCGAGGCGACCGTGCTCGACCGCCTGGCGCCGTTAGGCGCGGAGATCGTGACCTGTCAGCGCGAGCCGGGCGTGAAGGGCGACCCCTGCCTGATCGCGTTCCGCGAGGCGGTGCGGGGCGGCGCGCTGCCTTTCTGCTGCCAGGGCACCGAGAACGGCCTCACCATCGAGGGTGGCGAGACGCTGGCGTACGAGATGATCGCGGCCCTCGGCGAGCAGGCCCTCGATCACCTGGTCATCCAGGTGGGCGGCGGCGCCCTCGCGAGCTCCTGCATTCAGGCCTTCACGCTCGCCGCGAGGGCCGGCTGGGTGAAGCAGACGACGCGGTTCCACACGGTGCAGACGAACGGCGCCTGGCCCCTCAAACGCGCCTGGGACCGGATCGCCGAGCGGCTGAAGACCGAGAGCGAGCCGGAGGTCTTCGACTACGCCGCGAAGCACCGCGCGGAGTTCATGTGGCCCTGGGAGGAGGAGCCGCGCAGCATCGCGCACGGCATCCTCGACGACGAGACCTACGACTGGCTCGCCGTCGTGAAAGGGATGGTCGCGACGGGCGGTGTTCCGGTCGTGGTAGCCGAGGCGTTGCTAGGCGAGGCCAACCAACTGGCCCGGTCGTCCACCGGCATCGCGGTGGACCACACCGGCTCGGCGGGCCTCGCCGGCCTGATGCAGCTTCAGCGCGACTGCGTCGTCGGTGCGGGCGAGAAGGCCGCCGTCATCTTTTCGGGCGTCGTTCGGAAGCGAAGCGGCTGAGGATCGACGACGGGTCCTCGAACCGCGTGAGCAGCACCATCGCGGCGATGATGAACGGCTTGTGGCTCGCTTCACGGTAGGTGTCGAGGCGCGCGCGCTCGAACACCGACTTGCTCACCTCTCCCGCGGCGCAACTCACGTCCGTCACGTCGGCCGGCAGGCAGTGCATGTAGAGCGCCTTGCCGTGCCGCGTCGCGCGCATCAGCTCGTCGGTGCACTCCCAGTCCCGGTGTTGCGCGTTCATCGCGAGCGCTTCCTTCTCCAGCGTGTGCCGGCGGGTACGCTGCCGCATTATCGCGATGGGCGCCCAGCTCTTGGGGTAGACCACGTCGGCGTTCTCGAACGCCGCGGCCATCGAGTCCGTGGTCGTGAACGAGCCGCCGCTCTCCGTCGCGAAGCGGCGCGCCGTCTCGATGGTCTCGTCCACCAGGTCGTAGCCGGGCGGGTACGCCAGCACGACGTCCATCCCGAACCGCGTCATCAGCGTGATGATCCCCTGCGGCACCGACAGCGGCTTGCCGTAGCTCGGCGAATAGGCCCAGCTCATCGCCAGCTTCTTGCCCTTCAGAGCGTCGAGGCCACCGAAGTGGGTGACCAGGTGCAGCAGGTCCGCCATGCTCTGAGTCGGGTGGTCGAGGTCGGACTGGAGGTTGATGACCGCGGGGCGCTGCATCAGCACGCCTTCCCTATGGCTCTCCTCGAGCGCGGCCGCCACCTCCGTCTGGTACTTGTGCCCCTCGCCGAGGAACATGTCGTCGCGGATGCCGACGACTTCGGTGAGGAAGGAGATCATCGTCGCCGTCTCGCGCACCGTCTCGCCGTGGGCGATCTGCGAGGTGGACTCGTCCAGCTCCTCCGTCATCAGGCCCAGCAGGTTGCACGCGGACCGGAAGGCGTAGCGGGTGCGGGTCGAGTTGTCGCGGAAGATCGAGATGCCGAGGCCGCTGTCGAAGGCGCGGGTCGCGACGCCGGCGCGCGCCAGGTCCTCGAGGACCCGGGCCGTCTGAAGGATCTTCCCCAACGTCTCCTCGCTGTGCTGCCAGGTGAGGAGGAAGTCGGAGTTGTAGAGCCCCCCCCCGCTCATCGGGCGGTCTCGAGGTAGAGCCGGGGGAAGGCAGCGTAGAACCTGGCCGCGCGGGTCAGGTCGCCCACCGGGCACTGGTCCTCGGGCGTGTGGGCCCAGATCTCGTCGCTCGGCCCGAAGCCGATCGTCGGGACGCCGAAGATGCCGCAGGTGGCGATGCCGTTGGTCGAGAAGCCCCACTTCCCTACAACGGGCTGCTTTCCGATCGCCTGCTCCGCCGCGAGCACGCCGGCGCGCACCAGCGGGTGGTCCTCCGCGAGCAGCCACGTCGGGTAGAACTTCTTGGTGGGGTACGTCAGGCCGGTGTACGATTCGCGCGCGTACTCCAGCACCGTGACCGTGGCGCCCGCCCGCTTCACGCTCTCGAGCGCCTCGATCTGCTTCACCGCCCCTTCCCAAGTCTCGCCGTGGGTGAGCCGCCGGTCGAGGTGAATGGTGCTGCTGTCGGCCACCGCGCAGAGCGACGGCGACGTGGAACGGATCTCGGCGATCGTCACGGTGCCCTTGCCGAGGAACGGATCGGCGGTGGCGGCGAGCTGCTCGTTGAGTCGCTCGATGTCGGCGATGATGGGGGCCATCTTGTAGACGGCGTTGATGCCGCGCTCCGGCGCGGAACCGTGGCAGGAGCGCCCCTGAGTGCGGACCTCGATCTCCATCCGGCCGCGGTGGCCGCGGTACACGCCGAGTTTCGTGGGCTCCGTGATGACGACGACGTCCGGCTTCAGCACCTTCTCGCGCAGGATGTACTGCCAGCACAATCCGTCGCAGTCCTCTTCCATGACGGTGCCGGTCACCCAGACCTGGTAGTCGCCGTCGAGCTTCAACTCCTTGATGATCCGAGCGCCGTAGACGGCGGCCGCGATCCCGCCTTCCTGGTCGCCGGCGCCGCGGCCGTAGATGATGCCGTCCTTGAGCTCACCCTTGAAGGGGTCGCGCGTCCAGGTGGACGGATCGCCGACGCCGACCGTGTCGAGGTGCCCATCGAACGCGATCACCGTCTTCCCGCTGCCCACGCGGCCCAGGATGTTCCCCATCCCGTCGATCTTGATCTCGTCGAAGCCGGAGGCTTCCATCTCCGCCTTGACCCGGTCCACGACCGGTTTCTCGCCGGCGCTCTCCGAGGGGATGGCGATCATGTCGCGCAGGAAGCGCACCATGTTCGGCGTGTACTGCGCGGCCAGCTTCGCGATGTCACCAGCAGTTGACATAGTTGACCTCGGACGGCGCGAACAGCGCTGCCCGCAACAGGTTCATGATATGGAAGTAGCTGAGGTCCACTTCCGTGGATGCGTCGCCTTCAACGGTACCTGGCGGGTCAAGCTCTTCAAAGACCACCGCGAATCCCGGTCCGGCATAGCTGGTCTTGCCGTTGGCGGTTCCCAGCCGGTACTCGGCGCCATCGAACCGACCGGAGATGACATCGGGCTCGATGAGGAAGCCGTCGCGAACGGGCGCCGCGGTCCACCGCTCGCGGCTCGTGAAGAAGCGCGGCTTGAGCACGTACGGGCCGCCGTCCTCCGGGCAGAAGATGTCGCAGTTGCCGCAGTCGTTGCAGAAGTCGGCGAAGTTGCCGATCTGGTGCTTTTCCTTGATCGTGAGCGTGCCGTCCTGCCGATGCGTCCACCCGGTCCCCTCGCGCCGGAGCTTGATGACGGGGATCTCGGCCGGCGCGAGGACGAACGTGAAGTTGGCGTCGTTGGGGCAGACCGGGACGCACTTGTCGCAGGTGATGCAGTCGAAGAGGACCAGCTTGCTGCCGATCTTCCGGGGTGGTTTGCTGTTTCGAGACGCCGAGTAGCGCGGGTCGCGCGTCGCGCGCTCGACGTACGTCTCCGTGTTGAGCACCTTGGCCGCCCTGACCCGGCGCTCGTACCCTGCGCCAGGCGCAAGGCTATCCAGCGCGGCGCCTCCCACCTCATACGATCGTATGACATAGTCGCCCACGCTCGTCGCACCCACCTTGTCCATCCGCCTTGTCAACTCCTCGAAGTAGCCGAAGGGGCGCCCGTAGCCGCCGGGCTTGAGCAGGTCGGAGCAGGCGGTGATGGGCGTGAGGCCGAGGGCGACGGCATCGGCGAAGTTGGCGCGCTCGATGCCGGCGGAGAACGAGATCGGGTACTGGTCGCCGAACTCGCGGCGGAACCGCCGCACCAGGTGCATCGCCATCACATGGAGCGGTGCGCCCGAGAGGTACATCACCGGCTCGGTCTTGGGGAAGAAGTCGCGGTGGTTCTCCACGATCAGCGTGTTGCTGAACTTCACGCCCAGACCGAGACCGAGCGACGACGCGGTCTTGCCCAGGCGGTCCACGAACCCGAGCGCCTGCTCCCAGGTGGTGTCGCGGTCGAAGGCGCTGTCCGGAATGCGGAGGTCGGTGTAGCCCAGCTGGTCGTTGAGCAACCCGCGCGCTTCGCTCTTGCCGAGCAGCATCGGATTCAGCTTGATGACGCAGGAGAGGCCGAGCTCGCGCAACAGATAGTCTATGATCCGCTCGATCTCATCCGGCGGGCAGCCATGGAAGGTGCTCAAAGTGAGCGTGCCCGAGAGCTGCGTCTCGAAGTCGAGATCCCGAAGATGCTTGAACTCGTCCGGGATCTCGCGGCGCAGCCGGTCCACGATGGGCGCGGCGTTCATCATGCCGCGGATGAACGCCTGCACCCGTTCGCTCTTTATCCCCGCGAGGTCGTAGCCCACGCTCATGTCGTAGACGGTGCGCCCGAAGCCGGGCGCGAGCTGAATCGCCCCGCCGGCCT of the Gemmatimonadales bacterium genome contains:
- a CDS encoding pyridoxal-phosphate dependent enzyme; the protein is MKASASSLVCAGCGTVPPPPEKDRYPFRCARAGRGDGDHVVRRVIDAFKVEFARGEGPNPFVRHRELLHSYHAARRRGLDDAAYVDLVRRLDDAVAGVDGHGFRTTPFGRHAALSDRLGFGPGGGVWVKDETGNVSGSHKARHLMGIMLYLQVVERREKPPLAIASCGNAALAAAVVARAAGRALEVFVPPDAEATVLDRLAPLGAEIVTCQREPGVKGDPCLIAFREAVRGGALPFCCQGTENGLTIEGGETLAYEMIAALGEQALDHLVIQVGGGALASSCIQAFTLAARAGWVKQTTRFHTVQTNGAWPLKRAWDRIAERLKTESEPEVFDYAAKHRAEFMWPWEEEPRSIAHGILDDETYDWLAVVKGMVATGGVPVVVAEALLGEANQLARSSTGIAVDHTGSAGLAGLMQLQRDCVVGAGEKAAVIFSGVVRKRSG
- the ygeW gene encoding knotted carbamoyltransferase YgeW — protein: MSGGGLYNSDFLLTWQHSEETLGKILQTARVLEDLARAGVATRAFDSGLGISIFRDNSTRTRYAFRSACNLLGLMTEELDESTSQIAHGETVRETATMISFLTEVVGIRDDMFLGEGHKYQTEVAAALEESHREGVLMQRPAVINLQSDLDHPTQSMADLLHLVTHFGGLDALKGKKLAMSWAYSPSYGKPLSVPQGIITLMTRFGMDVVLAYPPGYDLVDETIETARRFATESGGSFTTTDSMAAAFENADVVYPKSWAPIAIMRQRTRRHTLEKEALAMNAQHRDWECTDELMRATRHGKALYMHCLPADVTDVSCAAGEVSKSVFERARLDTYREASHKPFIIAAMVLLTRFEDPSSILSRFASERRPKR
- a CDS encoding YgeY family selenium metabolism-linked hydrolase — protein: MSTAGDIAKLAAQYTPNMVRFLRDMIAIPSESAGEKPVVDRVKAEMEASGFDEIKIDGMGNILGRVGSGKTVIAFDGHLDTVGVGDPSTWTRDPFKGELKDGIIYGRGAGDQEGGIAAAVYGARIIKELKLDGDYQVWVTGTVMEEDCDGLCWQYILREKVLKPDVVVITEPTKLGVYRGHRGRMEIEVRTQGRSCHGSAPERGINAVYKMAPIIADIERLNEQLAATADPFLGKGTVTIAEIRSTSPSLCAVADSSTIHLDRRLTHGETWEGAVKQIEALESVKRAGATVTVLEYARESYTGLTYPTKKFYPTWLLAEDHPLVRAGVLAAEQAIGKQPVVGKWGFSTNGIATCGIFGVPTIGFGPSDEIWAHTPEDQCPVGDLTRAARFYAAFPRLYLETAR
- a CDS encoding 4Fe-4S dicluster domain-containing protein; this encodes MAELSPYPFGALVRRMFRELDRKQAVFDLPSRKFVLGDPLKDLSVRHLGRPAATPFGPAAGPNSQLAQNIVLSWLAGGRIIELKTVQINDRLVIPRPCIDMQTVGYNVEWSQELLLEQSLEEYVKGAMLIRMLEAGGAIQLAPGFGRTVYDMSVGYDLAGIKSERVQAFIRGMMNAAPIVDRLRREIPDEFKHLRDLDFETQLSGTLTLSTFHGCPPDEIERIIDYLLRELGLSCVIKLNPMLLGKSEARGLLNDQLGYTDLRIPDSAFDRDTTWEQALGFVDRLGKTASSLGLGLGVKFSNTLIVENHRDFFPKTEPVMYLSGAPLHVMAMHLVRRFRREFGDQYPISFSAGIERANFADAVALGLTPITACSDLLKPGGYGRPFGYFEELTRRMDKVGATSVGDYVIRSYEVGGAALDSLAPGAGYERRVRAAKVLNTETYVERATRDPRYSASRNSKPPRKIGSKLVLFDCITCDKCVPVCPNDANFTFVLAPAEIPVIKLRREGTGWTHRQDGTLTIKEKHQIGNFADFCNDCGNCDIFCPEDGGPYVLKPRFFTSRERWTAAPVRDGFLIEPDVISGRFDGAEYRLGTANGKTSYAGPGFAVVFEELDPPGTVEGDASTEVDLSYFHIMNLLRAALFAPSEVNYVNCW